One Gossypium hirsutum isolate 1008001.06 chromosome A11, Gossypium_hirsutum_v2.1, whole genome shotgun sequence genomic window carries:
- the LOC107889061 gene encoding perakine reductase isoform X1, protein MGEEQQGIQIPRIKLGTEGLEVSKLGFGCMGLTGGYSCPVSEEVGISIIKHAFHRGITFFDTSDIYGPKTNEILVGKALKQLPREKVQLATKFGFEKLDSTGIKVNGTPEYVRASIEASLKRLDVDYIDLYYQHRVDTNTPIEDTMSELKKLVEEGKIKYIGLSEASPETIKRAHAVHPISAFQTEWSLYTRDIEDEIVPLCRELGIGIVPYSPLGRGFFGGKGVVETVPANSHLLYFPRFQGENLDRNKMLYLKVEKLAEKHGCSPAQLALAWVLHQGDDVAPIPGTTKIKNLDSNIDSVKVKLTAEDLKEISDAVPINEVAGDVLPDRFSQLHWKFGNTPPKGSKVST, encoded by the exons ATGGGTGAGGAGCAGCAGGGAATTCAGATTCCCAGAATCAAACTGGGAACTGAAGGACTTGAG GTTTCAAAGTTGGGGTTTGGCTGTATGGGTCTCACTGGAGGTTACAGTTGTCCAGTCTCTGAAGAAGTTGGGATATCGATTATCAAGCATGCATTCCACAGAGGAATCACTTTCTTTGATACATCTGATATCTATGGACCCAAAACTAATGAAATTTTGGTTGGAAAG GCATTGAAGCAGCTACCAAGAGAGAAGGTACAGCTAGCCACAAAATTCGGTTTCGAAAAACTGGATTCAACAGGTATCAAAGTAAACGGTACACCTGAATATGTCCGTGCCTCTATCGAGGCTAGCCTAAAGCGCCTAGATGTGGACTATATAGATCTCTACTACCAGCACAGAGTTGACACCAACACTCCTATAGAGGATACT ATGTCTGAACTCAAGAAGTTAGTGGAAGAGGGGAAAATTAAGTACATAGGTTTATCTGAAGCTAGCCCTGAAACTATAAAGAGAGCACATGCGGTTCATCCTATAAGTGCTTTCCAGACAGAGTGGTCGCTGTACACTCGTGATATCGAGGATGAAATAGTCCCCCTTTGCAG GGAACTTGGAATTGGGATCGTTCCTTATAGCCCTCTTGGTCGCGGTTTCTTTGGTGGCAAAGGAGTGGTGGAAACTGTGCCTGCAAATAGTCATCTG CTATATTTCCCAAGGTTTCAAGGAGAAAACTTGGACAGAAACAAGATGTTGTATTTGAAAGTGGAGAAGTTGGCTGAGAAGCATGGATGTAGCCCTGCACAATTAGCACTTGCCTGGGTTCTTCATCAAGGGGATGATGTAGCACCGATTCCCG GAACAACAAAGATAAAAAATCTGGATAGTAACATTGATTCAGTAAAAGTAAAGCTCACAGCAGAAGATTTGAAAGAAATTTCTGATGCGGTTCCGATAAATGAGGTAGCAGGTGATGTTTTGCCTGATAGATTTAGTCAATTACACTGGAAGTTTGGTAATACACCACCAAAGGGGAGCAAAGTTTCAACCTGA
- the LOC107889061 gene encoding probable aldo-keto reductase 1 isoform X2, with protein MGLTGGYSCPVSEEVGISIIKHAFHRGITFFDTSDIYGPKTNEILVGKALKQLPREKVQLATKFGFEKLDSTGIKVNGTPEYVRASIEASLKRLDVDYIDLYYQHRVDTNTPIEDTMSELKKLVEEGKIKYIGLSEASPETIKRAHAVHPISAFQTEWSLYTRDIEDEIVPLCRELGIGIVPYSPLGRGFFGGKGVVETVPANSHLLYFPRFQGENLDRNKMLYLKVEKLAEKHGCSPAQLALAWVLHQGDDVAPIPGTTKIKNLDSNIDSVKVKLTAEDLKEISDAVPINEVAGDVLPDRFSQLHWKFGNTPPKGSKVST; from the exons ATGGGTCTCACTGGAGGTTACAGTTGTCCAGTCTCTGAAGAAGTTGGGATATCGATTATCAAGCATGCATTCCACAGAGGAATCACTTTCTTTGATACATCTGATATCTATGGACCCAAAACTAATGAAATTTTGGTTGGAAAG GCATTGAAGCAGCTACCAAGAGAGAAGGTACAGCTAGCCACAAAATTCGGTTTCGAAAAACTGGATTCAACAGGTATCAAAGTAAACGGTACACCTGAATATGTCCGTGCCTCTATCGAGGCTAGCCTAAAGCGCCTAGATGTGGACTATATAGATCTCTACTACCAGCACAGAGTTGACACCAACACTCCTATAGAGGATACT ATGTCTGAACTCAAGAAGTTAGTGGAAGAGGGGAAAATTAAGTACATAGGTTTATCTGAAGCTAGCCCTGAAACTATAAAGAGAGCACATGCGGTTCATCCTATAAGTGCTTTCCAGACAGAGTGGTCGCTGTACACTCGTGATATCGAGGATGAAATAGTCCCCCTTTGCAG GGAACTTGGAATTGGGATCGTTCCTTATAGCCCTCTTGGTCGCGGTTTCTTTGGTGGCAAAGGAGTGGTGGAAACTGTGCCTGCAAATAGTCATCTG CTATATTTCCCAAGGTTTCAAGGAGAAAACTTGGACAGAAACAAGATGTTGTATTTGAAAGTGGAGAAGTTGGCTGAGAAGCATGGATGTAGCCCTGCACAATTAGCACTTGCCTGGGTTCTTCATCAAGGGGATGATGTAGCACCGATTCCCG GAACAACAAAGATAAAAAATCTGGATAGTAACATTGATTCAGTAAAAGTAAAGCTCACAGCAGAAGATTTGAAAGAAATTTCTGATGCGGTTCCGATAAATGAGGTAGCAGGTGATGTTTTGCCTGATAGATTTAGTCAATTACACTGGAAGTTTGGTAATACACCACCAAAGGGGAGCAAAGTTTCAACCTGA